The Sabethes cyaneus chromosome 3, idSabCyanKW18_F2, whole genome shotgun sequence DNA window AAAAAATAGAGCATGAAGAATTTGTTGTTGAAGTTTTTTCAGTCGACATTGAGAATAAACTTTAGTTTTAACTTCAGTTTTAACTGAATATttttcatttgacaaaaaacagAACATAACTAGTGTCAGGCACTTGCAATGCCGTACCATTATTAAAACTATTGTAAATTACCCTATAATCAATTCGTATCATGAAATCGTTGCATACTCGCAGCATGCCTTGATTAATGAAACTAAAGCGATCGGCCAGACAGTATTAGTATCTCGTGGCATAGTGACGCGATTATCGACCCGCAGGTGAAGTGACCTAAAGAAAATGACGGAGTTAACCCGGCGATTAGCAAGGTAGACAACATTATAAATATACCCAATATGCTAGAATTGGCCGAGCAGATAATTAAGTGGGTGCAAAACGCATAACTGggtaaataaaaaatatgtaaagatGTAAATCTCATCTCTCAgtcatatggccgattccaggtgcTGGACAAGTTTTTCCGTAATTCGTTCCAAGcttggaacagaaaaaaaaacttgtctgggGAGCTTGTTAAAACGAAATCGCTTTCGCATTTTAACGTTTGGTGTGCTACAAGTTTTTGTATCACATTTGCAACAGTCATCGATAGAAATATTAAGTTATTATATTATTAAATATTAAGAGTTTACGATAAGAAGCTTCACACTTTACTGAACAAAAAATACGAAGGTACGGCAACTAGACTTCCAGAACGATTTAGAACCATTTATAAGTTAATTTACCATCAGTAGAAAATTTCAAGCCgaaaaagatgaaaagcaaTAGTTACGAAACGTAAAAGCATCCGGTGATTATCTAGTACCTAAATAAAAGAGTTGTTAAACCAGTGCAATTTTGTGTGAATACTCACTAATTCATCTTGTTAGACTACACAGATCCTCAGTTGTTGGTATCAAATTTTAGATTGCTCTGCTCCGACCTATCTgtagaaataaattccaaaatgaaaatttattaatattttgttaTAAGCAAGTGAAACACATTAGAAAGATAGTAACATAAATTCAGAAATATGGCCTATAATCTGCCTCGTCTGCTTCAAATTAATAAACCAACAAAAGAAAATTCAGCTGCGGTTTCTTTTATTTGGACAACAACAATCTCATTCTAAAACACAATACAAAGCTCTTCATCTAATAATGactactacaaaagttcaaatcaatggacaaagtagtctaacTCCCCCCTAACAAAATCTAATAATGACGCTATTCAAAAATACGTAATCATGAGCGGTAGAAAACATTCGATGATTCGATCGATACATAATATGCAATAAGGAGAGTACAAACAAACATTCACTAGGTTTTTCATTTTCGCAGCCTGTTTAAATCAACGTTAAGTATAAATCTGAAGTCGTGGTAGAAActttaaaaactaaaactaatatttgattttttattttgttgcaatACTAATATAACTtgcaaaacttaaacttaaacaaaCTTAAAACATTATCATCACTTATCAGTAAATCGGAATAAACACCATTATGTTTTGTACAATCCAAAACGAGCATTTCCGAAATAAGAAAATATTGATTAGAGAATAACATAGATTTCACATGTTTTGTATGTACTTACCGGAGAAAATATCCATTTCCTCCCATCCACAAAAAATAGTTTACCACCCGCTTATCGCATAAACAAAACTGGTCTTATGACATTTGGGTGCACACCGTACACATACAACGTTTAATTTAGGTAGGGTAAAGCCATTAAATCTAGTACATACATAAATTTGGTGGGATGTGAATAAATTGCGATTCTGAAATTATTAGCGATATCGATCCAGGAAGTTATGAAGAATTTAAGTTACGTTGTAACACACTCTTAGGGCACCCATACACGTACAAAATATTGTTCGTCGAATATGTTAATAAATAAAGACTCGGTCAGTTTGGCGAAAGCTACGAACACCAAGATGGAAGAAGAATATGTTGAGCATGTTGGGCTCGGGGTTCGATTCGGATGGGACTGCCAATATATTGTTCATTTCAAGCCCAACACACCGCGTGTGACGCCAGCTTTAGCAAACTTTGTAGCAACCTTaggataaaaagaaaataagaataaTGGAgttataaaacaaaattacataaaatacctGATGAATTGTATTTGATTCAATTCTTCGTTCCGCAATATATAAAATAATGCTAAAGAATGATTGAGAATAAACGGTTCTTTCGCATTCATATACGTCATATTGTTTCTTATTCTGTTTTGTATAATACGTAGTAGTTATAGTTACGGTGACAAGGTGAAACGTAGCTTCATCTGGCATCGTTTATTAGAGCTTTTAAGTTAGGAGTAAAAGCAGATTGCGAAAAATATACAAAAGCACAAAAGCAGTCAATCATGTAATTATTATAGAATTCTCAAAGGAATAAAAAAGGCAGAACAAAAAATTTATAGCAAAAGCTTAGCCTTTATTCGTAAGCTTGTGAAAATATTCGCAATTTTCCAAAGGAGTACATTCTAAAAATAGAAATGATAATATAATATACAATTCATTTTGTGGAAGAATGTAATTCTCCGTTCCAGAACATAATAGCATACTTGAGGGTTGAGGTTAAAAGATCCCGAAGTTCGGCAAATTTTTCAGTCAATAATCGAATCGAGACTTCAAAAAGGAACGAGAATATTCCTAACTAAGCTTCGAATTTTAATAGAGGAAATGTACACGAAGATTGAGATTGAGATTATTTGATATGTTTGTTAGTTAAagagtatgaaatggggaaggcaaatgaggaagcgtccaacatagctccagccatcccaagcccctacctagcgcctccacgtggccttacccggtaatggagtagccaagctaggaggtgcgatgatgggtggttcccggctgcctgatctcaaaactgcgggtttggataacggctgagccacacgaccttgttagtaggtaagcttaacataagttattttaatgatttgtttcgttttagcttatggaGCTTGCACCTTCTACTGTACAGTaaaaactcgggccgaagaaagtttaaataatgctcatggataccagaagaaaaaattaaattaataatggaagcacttggaaattaaataaaaagaaaacttatccaatactaattctactatgtatattttgttcatgacagatacgtatttcgcctacgacttgcaggcttgctCAGTGTCTGTAGTTCGAAAACACTGagcaagcctgcaagtcgtagacgaaatacgtatctgtcaagaataaaatatacatagtagaatacatagttttctttttatttaatttccaggtttcgtattctactaagacgcttcaaaaacttcagtcaatggaaacactcatgtaaactcaaacGATGCaattattccattcgaaggactgctgagattgttctgtttttgtctatatatcttcatatgatgtatattcatataacacatattttattacattgccatataccatcattatcgtaaaggggcaggagcatcagggtatcgaatgaatcgaagactggatgagggatgtggtaaccagcccaagtcatataaagtcggagaggattttgacgcgcctttctaacacacaaatcatcacgcaagataagtttgcacggcaaagttatgtatctagaaaccggaaatCTATGCTGgtaggagtgtcttatattcccttggaatcatataagcgacattgcttatagatccacccaaccccttttggtccttcacgaacagcgttgacatgaaagtttctaggtagataaattcgattctgcagtaattctacaatgggaaacccttgaggtcaTGGTGCCtgcccccatacatacatacatacatacatacatttactACTCAAGTGTAAAATGTCGTAaataaataacaacaacagccaATTACCCTATGcctccagggatggttcgatcactttgactcaattttgattcattcgacagtaccgtctcagccgaacaaaatttataggtacATGGTTAGTAAtacatgggacatttgtagaactacttATTACGTacaattttgctgtatctttggTTCGCGAGTTCATTAGTAACTAGTTCTAGTAGCTAGTTGTAGCACCGTCAACTATTTTTACATACATACCATTCAAGACTTTTTTGAGTGTCTTTATAGAATGTTAGATATGAGATTTTTCTATTTAATTCTACTTTAAAGGAATTCGGCATGTACAAGATTCTATGTGGTTGAAGTGTTGATCACCGATTTCCTGCTTGCGGTATTATCATTTACAAACCTGCGAATATTATTAATCCTGTGGCTTGGTTTTCAGTATACTTGCTGCTAtgcaataatttattttttccatttttgaagCTCATAGATTAAAATCCTATCACTGCACCAAAAAAGAAGAGACGAAATCACTCAGTAATTTACCTTCATCGGTCAATCTCTAAACCAAATAAGCTTGAAGTCAACCAAATAATCATTCATGTAGCTATATTTATATAACTGTATTGTGTGATAATATATACTTAGTTGCTACAGTTGACTGCAGGCAAAGAGTTATGTTACAGGTGAATACAGACAAAGAGTTACATTGAAACAATTgaattgttaatattttttaaaaacacgaggttggtctaattGAATTGTTGTTCTTAGACATCGTAATACGAAAAAACCTTTTCGAATCTATTCATGAAATGTACCTAAAAGTTTCCATATTAACTGTAAACTAATACTTAATTGTTGGATTTCTGTATGTCTTCTGAATGTTGTCGCTGACGAATGCGCTGCAATAACTCTTGTTTCCATTTGTCCTCAGGTATTCCAACAGCCCATGCAGGAACCGACGAATTAGGCAGTTCAAATCCAGCCATTACGTTTACAATCTagaaataaacattttaaaagcTTACTATAATCTACTCAGTAGTGAGACAATCAGACTCACTATACATTTTATAATTTCATAAAAGAAAACACCATATTGATCTGATTTCGCTAATGTCACATATACGGGGTTGCCCTTGTGTATGATATGGTGCGCGCGCGCCTGTGTGTGTATTTTGTTTGTGTCTATTCCTCGGGGATAGGAAGACCATGTTTTTTGATTCACGTCTATGGACGTCTGGTCTATGGaataattgactgaagtttttaaaGCGTTTTAGTAGCAGACCAAAcctaaaattataataaaaagaaaactttccaattaaattctaccatgtatatttattcttgacagaacttgttttcgaactaacagaattttattttcgaactaacagacactgatgaaacttgcaagtcgtaggtgaaatacgtatctgacaagaataaatatacatagtagaattcaattggaaagttttgtttttaatttaatttcaggatTTTCAGGTATGTAATAAttgtccgtgcctgtgaagcaaggcggaAAATATATGGGGAAATTCGTTGAAAGTTTGCGTTGAAATTGCTGCATTTTACGAACAATCAAAACCCGTACCGAATTGGAAGAGATGTTAGGGTTCAAACTTTTTATTGTTTCATGACGCTGGCCTGCATCTAAATTTTGAAAAGTCctctttaaatttattaaaattgttattaaatattaaaatgGAATGGAAGAAGACGTTTCAACGTTTTCTGGTATAATCGATAATTAATCGATTAATTCTATTAGTGTAAAACCCACAATATTCACATGTTTTTCTTGTAGAATGTTAAGTCTAACATTGCTCGTGGCTCACATGAGATGAGAAGAAGTTGAGATTCCCCATACACATATAGAAAATGCATGAGAGTAAAAATGTATAACAAAATACGTACCTGATTTGCTTTTGCACCGTCAAGTTCAATGTTTAACTCGGTTGGCCTAGGTGCATTCCAAACatccaaatttaaaaaatctggaTTAGATTGATATACATTAGATATATTCGCAGTAACTCTTGTTTCGCCTGTGCCAACTTCATGTTCATTTATGGTAGTCTCATTGCTGTCGTGAAGACTAAGTGGCTGGTACCCTATAAATTCATTATCCTCACCAGATTCATACTCGCTGTCGTCACTTGTGAAATCCATATTAATAACATTTCCTTCTCCGATACTAAACGTTTGATCTTCGTCAGCTTGTTCGGGTAAATCTGGTAAACCCATGCTGGAATGTATAATTATCGACTACAACGACAATTATAATTTCAATGCAATTTCAATGTATGATAATATGTCTAACGTAGTTTTGTTGCTTCAATCACTTATCATCAATCTTACACCAaacagaaaataataataattagtgTTATTTGACGTTTCCAGACGTAGGTATGAAAACGACGTCAGAGTTGCCAGATATCCAAACTGGACGCTAGAATTTGCTAGACAAAAAAATCTCCGTTGTTtgccttttttttttaatcggcTTAAATCTGAATTGTATAAGAATCCGAATTAATTTGCGTTTTAATTGTTTGTACCGCGAATGGTGGTTATTAGTATGTGTGAGTCGCTAGTATTTGGTACTTTATATTAGAGATTTATTGTGGGTAACATCACAAACCTATACGGGTAAACCAACGGGATGGCACGCTAGGATTTCAGCGTaacgaacatctattttcattctACTTCCACCGAAACTGTATATTTATATTGCCGTATTTTCATTTattcaacagaaaaatattatacAATCTATAATACAATACAAAACCACAAACATATTTAATAAATTGCATTAAACTGCTTAAATTTACTTAAACTTCCATCATTAGGTACAGCCAATATTAAGGTTCGTTACCCGAATCAACATTGCTTTAGGGTAAACTGGCTATTTTTcgggtgccagtgccagtgatgtcggtttcgcaccaaatatatgggagatgacaaccttgccatcccgttgcttaccattcgctatgtaagcacaaatcgatctcttgtactctcatggaactacCATATGGAACCTGTTAATCCTAAAGCAATAGTATTTCAGGTAGCAAAGCTTGATCTTGGCATTGGCATTACTTAATGATGGCAGTTTAAGGTAACTCAGACAGTTTAACGCAACTCATTGAATATTCCTGCGTTTTTTAATGTTTAACACATCAcacaatgaagtaatttgcggtttcgtcactaacaagaatgacattagctgcggatcaGTTAtgcaggagtgagaggggagcgaagagtggaagacaggatccgggagtttgatatttgatgtttttgatattattcctactgcaaacaacCTCAACGAGGgccacagctaatgtcaaaaaatctttatatgtgtgcgtggtggaatacttcatatatTTCTCTAGAGTGAATACGACGATAGTTAATGCATTTTAGAGGAAGCGGCATAGATACAGATGTTCGTTAAGCCGAAATCCACCCTATTGAAATCTgtatatcgaactgcagtaaatgACAGCGAAAGCATGTCATAGACTCAAAATTTAGCACGGGCCCGAATCCAACTCTCAACAGTCGAATGAATCGTTGCAGTGGAATGCTATTTCATTTAcccacacacgagatgttggcggcgaaaacatggttgcctgccgatggagTGCTGAAATCCAAGTTTGCCATCCTGTTGGAATAACCCTCCTCAGAGCATTTTACGTGACCGGAGGCGTGGTAACTTGATATTTCGTTTCCCGGTGACATAACGCAAAGTATCACATGGAAGCAATATTTGTATCAACAATGCTGTTAGTTCGTAAAATGATCTATATCAACTGATTTCaagaccaacaattgaaaaTGGTTTAATTCAACCACGTAAACGTGTtccgttttcgtttttacaGAGTGCTGCCCAGTATATTAAACAaagacgtggtcctacgtcaaaatgataCAATGAAATTAatgtttaacccattatgtcctagcgtatgatatatcatacctcgtcttcaaaacctgtttactgctgaatttcaatagttagcattgttaatatatcactacaagagagataagacatcaatctgatgtgcgCGCGCACActttttttggtaaattttggtttggtttggtttggtttggtaaATTTTGGTAAAAGCAGATTGTTTAAAGTTAGTTTGTTGAGCGTCTTCGTCCTCTAGACGAAGGTTAAACATTACTGCTTTAATTTTAACTACTTATTCTATCTTATTATGTcgcataataaataaaataacgaAATAAGGTGGGAGCGCCAATATTAGTCATATAGCCTTTATTGGTCCTATTTTCACAAGAATCATTTGTCTGCGTTAACAGATATCTCAAAGTTATTTCAGCTAATCATTCAAATATGTTCTCTAATAGGTCTAATAATGGTGCCCTGACCATAATTAGAATTAAGATGAACACGCAGATTTACAtcttttgagcaccagtgctgagGTTATCATTAGGTAAACCTAAATGCACGGAATCAATAAATAATAACCTCGAAGGAAGTGCGTATTGTCGGTTCCCTCAAACGATGAATTGCTTTCATTTACTTTTTACATTTATTATagctgaaattgcacaaagaacaatcagaatgatgcttggaaGTAGCATATCATTCTCGGTGTGTATTTTCTGGTGATCCAATTCTTTGTGATggtcaatagcaaagctggccacatCCAATGCaagtcaatttgggagggaaaatGGCCATCGATCGCGAAACTGGTATGGAAATCCGAAATATCGTTATAAGAAAAAGTCATGAGAAATCAGTTCACCGACACCCGACACCGCAGATTATGTGCTATCAACCTATTCAATTCGGTCGAAGTCGCGCGCGAGCAGTTATTAGATATCAATAGACATATGTTAATATGCCTGGAAGCCGTTCAGAGACAAATGTGTTTATTTGGCAATTACCTCGAAAACCATGGCATAAAACAATCTTAGAAATCCTGACTACATTCTCAGGGAGCTGTACAAAAGCTATTAAGCTTTTGATAGTCGATAATCATACAATGAAAATTACGCGCGCGATGTACCTAGGCAACTGATTTTACGACTCGAATGTAGGAAATACCACGTTTATAGCGCTTTAATATGCGTCATTGTTAAGTATGTCCAAGTGAATTCAAAACGACCTTCCAAAACAACGGTTGTTGGAAAATTGCATCAAACAAGGTACGAAAGCAAACGATTCCAAATTGCCATACGAAACGGCACCCAGTATGTAAGTACCGGTTATATTAGACTAATCGGGACATTCGAAAAATTTCTTGAAAAGTCagaaattacgaaaattaagttaaaaattaaagagccccactttacgcaatcgaatcggaACAACCACACATTTGCAAATTTTAACCAGAaaaatctcgcgtaacttttcaaaggaCCTGAGTAACAATGATTCTCTTTGTGCCTTTTCTCTTTCGGTTGCCACGAGGATGCAAATGCATTTCAAAACATCTGctttgcataaatcggttgctggtGTCGTCAAGCAAACTTGTTGAAATGCATTAATGTTGTTGTAAAAATCGAAAGAGAGGGAGACCTAAGAGAGTccctcaatgttacttaggtccttttgaaaagtaacTCGAGAAATATCTTACGGAAACGATGCAAAGATTACAACGGTAGTTGctcgaaaacaaatttatttttgttttggttttacaGTATAtcacaactgtcatacttgcaaaCTAAGCTGGTTCTATCAAATACTAAGGTTTCTCgttagttttgcattttaatttgcgCTAGTTTAGGAAAAAtcctgaattaatccacctagtggtgtgatcttgcctttctactgcaacaataattatatttaaatTTCTTAGTATATATCATCTATAATTAAGTAGactatattttcaaatatcAGTTATCAAAAACCTTATTTAACAGAAAAATTTACaagaacgtactgcgtgcaataattaatgaaaataatgcaataataaatttttgtagGCGTCATTTACTTCATCACCCCcttattatttaaataatattaTGTGGTTTATAGGAACACCAAtgatattgaccaaactcgtgttttagtctttgaccttgaaatgcggtcaggcattaatattaagattttttgaaacgatggtttttacaattcatggagggacggtaggggaaaggtgccctggcaggtgttgtgggatcaaatccgattataatctctgattataacttggttcgatccatgcaccttccagcattggacaaaagataggagtcacaaaaAGTAGTGCAAGTACagcaccataaacatgcttgaggatgggaaaaaattaacgtttttGCAGCCCTAGTCTTTTTTGTTTGCATGGGACGCATATGCacaaaatttgttgaaaatttgtataaatttatatgGCAAAATCAATTCATTAGCATTTTCAATCCTCTACGCCACCGTGACTTGTTTTGGTTATATAGCTGTTTGTCCGCGAGCAACAGCAAGTGGAGAAAATGACGATTGAAatttttcatcacttttcctgCGTACTTTAATAAATCTCCCTACTATCAACcaattttccactctttccgcTTCACATGGGTAACCTAAGGATACTACATCAAACtttaatttcattactttcttttactTTCTTCCACCATTGCCCTCGTTTATTGTAAAGATTAATTTGACTTTCAGACTTTATCAGTATCTGTTTCAAACCGACCACTAGTAAATTTAACCGGAAATTTTTTTCG harbors:
- the LOC128743126 gene encoding uncharacterized protein LOC128743126 isoform X2, which produces MGLPDLPEQADEDQTFSIGEGNVINMDFTSDDSEYESDFLNLDVWNAPRPTELNIELDGAKANQIVNVMAGFELPNSSVPAWAVGIPEDKWKQELLQRIRQRQHSEDIQKSNN
- the LOC128743126 gene encoding uncharacterized protein LOC128743126 isoform X1; translation: MGLPDLPEQADEDQTFSIGEGNVINMDFTSDDSEYESGEDNEFIGYQPLSLHDSNETTINEHEVGTGETRVTANISNVYQSNPDFLNLDVWNAPRPTELNIELDGAKANQIVNVMAGFELPNSSVPAWAVGIPEDKWKQELLQRIRQRQHSEDIQKSNN